A region from the Actinomycetota bacterium genome encodes:
- the cobA gene encoding uroporphyrinogen-III C-methyltransferase: MTVYLVGAGPGDPGLLTRRGAEVLARADVVAYDRLLDLSLLDLAPPEAELVDVGKSPGGPINQEGINALLVERGRAGLEVVRLKGGDPFVLGRGGEEAAALLEAGVPFEVVPGVTSAVAVPAYAGVPVTHRGLSTSFTVVTGHSRHATDTDVDWAALARAGGTLVVLMGMAHRHEIAQRLVAGGLAPSTPVAAVRWGTFPGQHTVRSTLAGLAELDLEPPVVLVIGKVAALDLAWFTPPDPRDLPLAGRRVVVCRARHQVSGLAERLRALGAEVVRVPVIDIAGPGDGGDALAAAAASLAAGDHDWALFTSANAVDALFAHLRDARDLAGVQVAAVGPGTASALAARGVVADLVPATSVAEALAAAVVEATDGQPARALLPQAAAARPALAEGLRAAGWQVTAVEAYRTVAAVPPAHLLEAAASAHAIAFTSASTVDAYLEAAGPGRLPPVVVCIGPVTAEAARRQGLAVTATAATHDLDGLAAALVTTLTPPPP, translated from the coding sequence ATGACGGTCTACCTGGTGGGCGCCGGCCCCGGCGACCCGGGCCTGCTCACCCGCCGCGGGGCCGAGGTGCTGGCCAGGGCCGACGTGGTGGCCTACGACCGCCTGCTCGACCTCTCGCTGCTCGACCTGGCACCCCCCGAGGCCGAACTGGTGGACGTGGGCAAGTCCCCCGGGGGGCCCATCAACCAGGAGGGCATCAACGCCCTGCTCGTGGAGCGGGGCCGGGCCGGGCTCGAGGTCGTGCGCCTCAAAGGTGGCGACCCGTTCGTGCTGGGCCGAGGTGGCGAGGAGGCGGCCGCCCTCCTCGAAGCGGGCGTGCCCTTCGAGGTCGTGCCGGGCGTCACGTCGGCGGTGGCCGTGCCCGCCTACGCGGGGGTCCCGGTCACCCACCGGGGGCTGTCGACCTCGTTCACGGTCGTCACCGGTCACAGCCGCCACGCCACCGACACCGACGTCGACTGGGCCGCGCTGGCCAGGGCAGGGGGCACCCTGGTCGTGCTCATGGGCATGGCCCACCGCCACGAGATCGCCCAGCGCCTGGTAGCCGGCGGGCTGGCGCCGTCCACGCCGGTGGCGGCCGTGCGCTGGGGAACGTTCCCGGGCCAGCACACCGTGCGCTCCACCCTGGCCGGCCTGGCTGAGCTCGACCTCGAACCGCCCGTGGTGCTGGTGATCGGCAAGGTGGCGGCCCTCGACCTGGCGTGGTTCACCCCCCCCGACCCGCGGGACCTCCCCCTGGCCGGCCGCCGGGTCGTGGTGTGCCGTGCCCGCCACCAGGTGTCGGGCCTGGCCGAGCGCCTGCGCGCCCTGGGGGCCGAGGTCGTGCGGGTGCCGGTGATCGACATCGCCGGGCCCGGCGACGGCGGGGACGCCCTGGCTGCGGCCGCGGCCTCACTGGCGGCCGGGGACCACGACTGGGCGCTCTTCACATCGGCCAACGCCGTCGACGCCCTGTTCGCCCACCTGCGCGACGCCCGTGATCTGGCCGGTGTACAGGTCGCAGCCGTGGGCCCGGGGACGGCTTCGGCCCTGGCCGCCCGGGGGGTGGTGGCCGACCTGGTGCCGGCCACGTCGGTGGCCGAGGCCCTGGCCGCGGCCGTCGTCGAGGCCACCGACGGTCAGCCCGCCAGGGCCCTGCTGCCCCAGGCGGCCGCCGCCCGCCCGGCCCTGGCCGAGGGCCTGCGGGCCGCGGGCTGGCAGGTGACGGCGGTGGAGGCCTACCGCACGGTGGCCGCCGTCCCGCCCGCCCACCTGCTGGAGGCAGCCGCCTCCGCCCACGCCATCGCCTTCACGTCGGCTTCGACCGTCGACGCCTACCTCGAGGCCGCCGGCCCCGGCCGCCTACCGCCAGTTGTCGTGTGCATCGGCCCGGTCACCGCCGAGGCCGCCCGGCGCCAAGGGCTGGCCGTGACCGCCACAGCCGCCACCCACGACCTCGACGGGCTGGCCGCCGCCCTCGTCACCACCCTGACGCCCCCACCACCCTGA
- a CDS encoding nucleotidyl transferase AbiEii/AbiGii toxin family protein, which produces MSEDASISLRRVSALTARERSIGGPGVSPGDQLTALRDAVAALETAGVRCALIGGTAVGARSGVPRATLDVDLAVPTSYSRPSVVDALVGAGFELRGEHAHSVNFRHPNGEPVQLAFDPAFDQIVERARPVGIEGTHVAVAIVEDLIAMKERAARDPAQRRSKALRHLADVELLRGDIADDDEGW; this is translated from the coding sequence GTGTCAGAGGATGCATCCATCTCGCTACGGCGGGTATCCGCCCTCACCGCTCGTGAACGCTCCATCGGCGGCCCCGGGGTGAGCCCCGGGGACCAGTTGACAGCCCTGCGCGACGCCGTGGCCGCCTTGGAGACAGCCGGCGTGCGGTGCGCCCTGATCGGGGGGACCGCCGTGGGGGCGCGGTCGGGGGTGCCCAGGGCCACGCTGGACGTCGACCTCGCCGTTCCCACTAGCTACTCCCGGCCGTCGGTGGTGGACGCCTTGGTGGGCGCCGGGTTCGAGCTGCGGGGGGAGCACGCCCACAGCGTCAACTTCCGCCACCCCAACGGAGAGCCTGTGCAGTTGGCATTCGACCCGGCCTTCGATCAGATCGTCGAGCGCGCCCGGCCGGTGGGCATCGAAGGCACGCACGTGGCCGTGGCCATCGTCGAGGACCTGATCGCCATGAAGGAACGGGCGGCGCGCGACCCGGCCCAACGGAGGAGCAAGGCCCTGCGCCACCTGGCCGATGTCGAGCTGTTGCGGGGCGACATCGCGGACGACGATGAGGGCTGGTAG
- the hemB gene encoding porphobilinogen synthase, producing MAFPDDRPRRLRATPALRRLVAETRLTVDDLVAPLFVREGIVEPRPVPSLPGVVQHTRESLRKEAAHLAGLGVPGVIVFGVPAPSAKDAQGSQAWAPEGIAQLALADLAAEVGDAVVVMADLCLDEYTDHGHCGPLDAAGVPDNDATIELYGRVAVAQARAGAQVVAPSGMMDGQVAAIRRALDGAGFADVAILAYAAKYASALYGPFRDAVDVQIAGGGDRRTYQQDWHNRREARREVDLDLAEGADMVMVKPALALLDVISDVRARTDRPVAAYQVSGEYAMVKAAAERGWVDGPAVALEQLTAIKRAGADFVLTYHAREMASLLR from the coding sequence ATGGCCTTTCCCGACGACCGGCCCCGCCGCCTGCGGGCGACCCCGGCCCTGCGCCGGTTGGTGGCCGAGACCAGGCTCACCGTCGACGACCTGGTGGCGCCCTTGTTCGTGCGGGAGGGGATCGTCGAGCCCCGGCCCGTCCCGTCCCTGCCGGGCGTGGTCCAGCACACCCGTGAGTCCCTGCGCAAGGAAGCGGCCCACCTGGCCGGCCTCGGGGTGCCGGGTGTCATCGTCTTCGGCGTGCCCGCCCCGTCCGCCAAGGACGCCCAGGGCAGCCAGGCCTGGGCCCCCGAGGGGATCGCCCAGCTCGCCCTGGCCGACCTGGCGGCCGAGGTCGGGGACGCGGTGGTCGTGATGGCCGACCTGTGCCTCGACGAGTACACCGACCACGGCCACTGCGGCCCGCTCGACGCCGCCGGCGTGCCCGACAACGACGCCACCATCGAGCTCTACGGGCGGGTGGCCGTGGCCCAGGCCCGGGCCGGGGCCCAGGTGGTGGCGCCCTCGGGGATGATGGACGGTCAGGTGGCCGCCATCCGCCGGGCGCTCGACGGGGCCGGGTTCGCCGACGTGGCCATCCTGGCCTACGCGGCCAAGTACGCCTCGGCCCTCTACGGCCCGTTCCGCGACGCCGTCGACGTGCAGATCGCGGGCGGGGGCGACCGGCGCACCTACCAGCAGGACTGGCACAACCGGCGCGAGGCCCGGCGCGAGGTCGACCTCGACCTGGCCGAGGGCGCCGACATGGTCATGGTCAAGCCCGCCTTGGCCCTGCTCGACGTGATCTCGGACGTGCGGGCGCGTACCGACCGGCCGGTCGCCGCTTACCAGGTCTCGGGGGAGTACGCCATGGTCAAGGCGGCCGCCGAGCGGGGCTGGGTGGACGGGCCGGCCGTCGCCCTCGAGCAGTTGACGGCCATCAAGCGGGCGGGCGCCGACTTCGTGCTCACCTACCACGCTCGCGAGATGGCGTCGCTGCTGCGGTGA